In Paenibacillus stellifer, the DNA window ACACGGTCTTGGGCGTGAAGCAAGACTGGTAAGGAGCATCCTTGCGGCTGCCAAGTCCGAAATAGCGGGTTACCAGTTGCTCCACTTCCTCCGGAGTCGTGTCTCCGACCACATACAAATCAAGAATCACACTGTTCAGCCAAGACTGATATGACTGATATAACGAGTCCGGCGTAATGCCTTCCAAATCTTTGCGCTGTCCCAGCGCGTTAAGCCGGTATGGTTCGTTCCGGCACATTTCCTCCATACAGCGTTCGGCAGCGTAACGAATCTTGTCATTGACGATGGACTCGAGCTTCTTGCGGACCGTCTCGCGTTCGGTGTGCACATAGGAGGAGCGGAAGCTTCCGTTCTCCAGAGCGGGCTTCGTCAGCACTTCACCCAGAAAAGCGAAGGATTGCTCCAGCAGGTTCTCCTTCGTAGACACGAAGGAGTCATTGATCGTATCCATACGGAACTGAACGATCTGATAATCTCCCCGTTTGTATACATCGAAGCCAAAGCCCGCTCCGTACAGCTCCTCCAGACGCTCCCGGAACCGGGTCGTCTCCGGATAGCTGACCGTTCCGCGGCGCAGCACAAAGGGAATAAGAGCGGTAGGGGTTACCGTCTCTTCAGCAAGCGGAATGCCGGCGTATAGTGAAACTGCATAAGTCTTAAACGTCTTGGTCGGCAAAACATGAATCCGGATGCCGCCTGCGTCGCTATGATGGAACACGTGATTGGTCAAGTCCAAAACTCCTTTACGGCTTGAATGGGATGCCTATATTCCAAGTTTATGAAGTAGTATTCATTCTAAACCATTCCAAAGTAAGGAAGCAACCGGCGGAGAATCGGCCGGTTGCTTCCATGGAGCCGCGTATTCCGGAGCAACCGGGCATAGCGGCTAAGGCTTACATGCAGAAAATGTGCTGGCCGATCGTTTTCACCTGCGGCCGGGACCAAATCCATTTTGATGTTGCGGTTTTGGGATTGAAATAATACAGGCAGCCGCCAGAAGGATCCCAGCCGTTCAGAGCCTGCTGCACGGCCTTCCGGGCAGTCTCATTGGGTTCCAGATAAATCTGCCCGTCCGCTACTGCTGTGAATGCGCCAGGCTGGAAGATTACCCCCGACGGCGTATTCGGGAAGCTCGGCGACTTCACCCGATTCAAAATGACCGCAGCTACCGCCACCTGGCCTTCAAAGGGCTCGCCTCGGGATTCTCCATACACAGCATTAGCCATGATCTTTAAATCGTTCTCGGACAGTCCCATGGAATTGCCGGACGACAGCTCGGCCGCAGCGGTATTTGTTTTGTTGGACTCCTTATTTTTACCGGCTGTAGCCGTTCCCTCAGAAGGTTCGGTTGGACGCCACGCCTTGGTGGCATTGTACAATCTCAGCTTCGTCTTGGCACCGACGACACCATCGGCGACCATCCCGAATTTCCACTGAAACCATTTCACCGATTTCAGCGTGGAGCTGCCGAAGCTGCTGTCGATTTTGCCGTCATAGTAACCCAAATACTTGAGGCGGCCCTGCAGCTCATATACATCCTGCCCGGATGCGCCGTATTTAAGCGGCGTCGTTCCGAATACAGGCATGGCCGAATCATCAGTGGCTTCCGCCGCTGAAGAAGCATCCTGCCTCTGCTCTGAACGAACGGTGCTCTTAGGGGCCGAGAAGTGTTCCACCAGCGGCGCCGATGCCACAACCAGGGCAAGAACGGCGATTATCCATAGCTTTTGATTCTTCATTGGGCTTCGCTCTACCTTTCTCTTGTAAGTTCTGCATGGATGGCTACCGTTATTATGACGACACGGCGGTAATCCTATGCACTCCCTCCAAGAGAGGCAATGATGAGCACTGAGGCAGGCGGCACGGTGGTTCCAAGAGGATGTCTCCTGATTTCGGACGACAAAAAGGCGTTCCCCTCCGATGAGAAGGAACGCCTGACCACTCCTTTATACCGCTGCTCAGGAGCTAATCCGGTTCTGCTGATATTGCTCAAGCGATATCAGCACCTCGCGCGGCTTGCTTCCCTCATATGGCCCAATTACGCCCCGTGCCTCCATGGAATCGATCAGCCTCGCAGCTCTGGTATATCCAACGCGCATCCGGCGCTGCAGCAGGGAGACCGATGCCTGCTTCGCCTCAAGCACGATCTGAACTGCTTGATCATACAGTTCGTCCTGCGGCTCTTCGGCTTCCGAAGACATCTCGTCAATCTCAGGTACGATCGACTCATCGTATTCCGCTTCGCCCTGGCTGCTGACATAATGAACGATCGCTTCCACTTCCGCATCACTCATGAAAGCGCCCTGAACGCGAATCGGCTTGGAGGAACCCATCGGCATAAAGAGCATATCTCCGCGTCCGAGCAGCTTCTCCGCACCCGCCATATCGAGAATCGTCCGGGAGTCCACCTGTGAAGACACACCGAAAGCGATACGGGACGGGATATTTGCCTTGATAACGCCGGTAATAACGTCTACGGACGGTCGTTGGGTAGCGATAATCAGGTGAATGCCGGCCGCGCGCGCCATCTGGGCAAGCCGGCATATGGCATCCTCGACATCGCCCGCGGCGACCATCATCAAATCGGCCAACTCGTCAACGATAACGACGATGTAGGGCAGGACGGCGGCGGGATTATCCTTCATCAGCTGATTATAGCCTTCCACATTGCGCGTTCCCGATTTGGAGAACAGCTCGTACCGCTTCTCCATCTCGACCACGATCTTCTTAAGGGCCAGGCTGGCGCGTTTCGGATCGGTAACCACAGGAGCCATGAGATGTGGAATGCCGTTATATACATTCAGCTCGACCATCTTGGGGTCGACCATCAGAAATTTGACTTCTTCCGGCTTCGCCTTGTACAAGATGCTCGTGATGATGCCGTTGATGCAGACCGACTTGCCGGAACCCGTAGCGCCGGCAACAAGAAGATGGGGCATCCGTGCCAGATTGCCGATAATGGTCTGGCCCGAAATATCGCGTCCGAAGGCGATTGTCAGCTTGGATTCTGCCTCCTGGAAAATTGGGGTCTCCATCACTTCTCTCATGGTAACCAACGATACCTCCGGATTAGGCACCTCGATGCCGATCGCGGATTTGCCCGGGATAGGCGCTTCCATCCGGATGTCCTTTGCCGCCAGCGCCAACGCAATGTCATCCGTCAAATTAACGATCCGGCTAACCTTGACCCCGATATCCGGCTGGATTTCGTAGCGGGTAACCGCTGGTCCGCGTACGACCTCAAGAACCTTGGCGCGTACGCCGAAGCTCTCGAGCGTCGCCTCGAGCTTGCGGGCCGTCTGCATATAGTCATTCTGATCGCTGCCCTTTCCGCCGTTGTTAGGCTTGGACAACAGACGGAAATGCGGAAGCTTGTACGGCTTTGGCTTCGGCACCGGTTTGGGCTCTTCCGCCCCGGATATCGGCTCGGCAGATCCGGTCGACACTGCGTCCGTCACACTGCCCACTTCCGCTGCCAATGCATCAGGCTCCGCTTGTGACAGTTCGGGATCGCCGAAATCATTCGGCGTCTGTCCAGTGTCCAGCTCCAGATCTCCAGTACGCATGCTGCTGCGGGCCGCAGGCGAGAACTCGCCCCATTCCTCCCGCTCTTCTTCGCTCAGCCCCTCCGAGCGGATATGCTGGAAGAAATCGCGGATAATCGGCGTAACCTCTTCCAGATCCTCTTCCTCCGGATGAAAATCTTCGAAGTCATCAAAGTTGTCATTCGAAGATGCCGTGAATCCCGACATAATCGGCATGGCTTCAGCCGGAAGCGCAGGCTCTTCCTCCAATTCCGGGTTAGATTCTACACGTTCCCGGGCTGGCTTGCGCTGCATCAGCCGCTCGAAGAATTGAGGAGCCTTGCGGCTTGGCAGCGACGTCTCCTGTTCCTCCTCGTCTTCCTCATCCTCTTCAGCCTCCACATGCTGCGCCTTCCCTCTGCCGCCGGATGTACGGCTTGCTATGGGAACGGCCTTCGGCCGATTGGCCGCTCTCTTCTTCAGCTCCTTGGCCAGCTTCACCAGCCTGACGCGCAGAAGACCGAACAGCTCGATATAGGAAAGGTTCGTCACCAGCATGAAGCTGATCGCCAGCATCACGATCATGATCAGCTTCGCGCCAAGCGTCCCGAACAGCATTAGCAGCAGAGCGAATGTCAGCCCGCCCGCGTAACCGCCTCCGATATCTTTACCGAGCATGTAGACGCTATCGCTTTCAGCGCCGGGTTTCAGAGCAGCGGCCAAATCCTTCTGCGTCTGTGAAATGACATTGCCGGGATGCAGCATTGAAACGGGTCCAAGCTTCTGTTCCATCGTCGAGATGGTACTCATAAGACAGAGCGAAAGGACCAGGAGAAAGACTCCAGTATAGCGGCTCGACCAGTTGGTGGGCCATTTGCGGAAGATCATGACTGACAATCCATAATAGATGCCCACCAAGGGAAGCACGAAGTAAAATCTGCCAAGCAGGTAGCCAGCCAGGTTAGAAAGAGACCTGCCCACGGCTGCCTCGCCGGACAGAGCAATCACCGAGAATGTAATAAGCAGAATGCCGTAAATTTCGTATTTTAAGACGCTGCCGAGCAGCGCCTTCTTTTTTTTGCGTTTTTTCCGTTTTGCCACGCCAGCCACCCCCGGAACAACATTATACCATATAATGGCGTGGCGCACCTATGTTCTGTTTTTGGTCCTACATCACTGCCGGAGGTCGATAATGGCCCCTGGTGCAAGCCCGGAATCCAGATAGCGGTTCAGCGGACAATTCAGCAGCCGGATTACTCTCCCCCTGCCTTCATCAAGCGGTTCGACCTGCATCAGAATTCCCTGTACGACGACTTCGCGGGAAGATGGCGGCGCTTGAATCGCTCCTTCCCAGACCTGCTCAGCCGAGAGAACGGAGTATAGTATCATTGCGTCAGTCCTCCCGCTTCGGCCGGGGAGGCCTTGAAGGCAATGAGCTCGTTCAATTTCGACATTGCGGTTCCTATCCCTCCGACTTCATCCATCAAGCCGAACGACACCGCATCCGTACCGCCAACAGCCGTTCCGATATCGCGGTTTAGCTCGCCCGTCTTGAACATTAAATCCTTGAACTGCTCTGGCGAAATCCGGGAGTGGGAAGTGACGAAACGCACAACCCGTTCCTGCATCTTCTCCATATATTCGAAGGTCTGAGGAACCCCAATGACCAGCCCGTTCATCCGGATCGGATGAATGGTCATGGTCGCACTCTCTGCTATGATGGAGTAGCTCGAGGAGACGGCGATAGGAACGCCGATGCTATGCCCTCCGCCGACCACTACAGTTACCGTAGGCTTCGATAACGAGGCGATCATTTCAGCAATTGCCAGCCCCGCCTCGACGTCTCCGCCGACGGTGTTCAGGATGATGAGGATTCCCTTGACAGTCTTGCTCTGCTCGGCAGCAACAAGCTGCGGGATAATATGCTCATATTTCGTCGTTTTGTTATGCGGCGGCATAATAATATGCCCCTCAATCTGGCCGATTATAGTGATGCAGTAAATTTCCGGCTCGACGGTTGGAACAGCCGTCTGTCCGAATTCCTTCATCATCCCGACCGTTCCATTCGACTGCATCCCTTCGTCGGGTGGCTGAGTAGCCGGATCGGGCGTCTCGTTCACATATACCGTCTCAATTGCTTGATCATCTTTCATGCTCAGCACTCCCTTTGTCTGCCAGGCCGGTTCGGGGCCGGTCCTTTCGCATGGGTAATGGAATCTCCAGGTTAGTATGACGTTCCTCTCCCCGTATCTATGCACAGCCATAGACGCCAAAAAGCCTTTCCGCCGTGGAAACCGTCCAATATTTCCAGGCGAAAAGGCTTATTCGATTGATTATCTAGAAATGAGGTAGCTCAGGTATTACACTTCCATGATAATTGGCAGAATCATCGGTCTCCGGCGGGTCTGCTCATACAGGAAGCGGCCAAGCGAATCCTTGACGCTCGTCTTGAGCGATGCCCACTCATTCACCTTCTCGCTCATGAGGCGCTGAAGGGTGCTGGATACGATGCGGTTCGCTTCGTCAAGCAGCCCCTCCGATTCGCGGACATACACAAATCCGCGGGAAATGATGTCGGGACCGGAGACGATTGCTCCGTTTTGCTTGCTCAGCGTTACTACGACGACCAGGATACCATCTTGCGACAGCAGTTTGCGGTCGCGAAGCACGATATTGCCGACATCGCCGACGCCAAGTCCGTCGATCAGCACATTGCCGGAAGTTACCTTGCCGGCTTTGCGAGCCGATCCTCCCTGAATTTCCACAACTTCACCAAGCTCGGTGATAAAGATATTGTCCGGATCGACGCCGACGGATTGCGCCAGAAGCGCATGTCTGCGCTGCATGCGGTATTCACCGTGAATCGGAATGAAGAACTTCGGTTTCATCAGATTGAGCATCAGTTTAAGCTCTTCCTGACTGCCGTGACCTGATACGTGCACACCGGAGTTCGAACCGCTGTAGATAACGTCGGCTCCAAGACGGAATAGCTCGTCAATCGTGCGGCCAATATATTTCTCGTTACCCGGTACCGGGGTAGCCGCGATGATAACCGTATCGCCAGGCAGAATATCCACCTTGCGATGGCTGGAGCGAGCCATCCGTGTCAGCGCTGACATCGGCTCTCCCTGGCTGCCTGTGCAGAGAACGACGACGCGGTTGGCCGCCATCCGGTTCATCTCTTCAGGCTCAATCAGCATGCCATCCGGCATATGCAGATAACCGAGCTCGGAAGCGATGGACACGACGTTGACCATGCTGCGGCCGATAACGGTAATCTTGCGTCCCGTCTGCTCCGCAGCATTGACGACCTGCTGAATGCGGTGAACGTTGGAGGCGAAGGTCGCCACGACTACACGTTGCTCGGCTTTGCGGAAAATATCCTCCAGCACGACGCCAACATTCTTCTCCGAAGGCGTGAAGCCCGGCTTCTCCGCGTTCGTACTGTCAGACATCAGTGCCAGTACGCCGCGTTGTCCGATTTCGGCCATGCGGTGCAGGTTCGCAAATTGACCATTGACTGGGGTATGGTCGAATTTGAAGTCACCCGTATGGACAACGTTGCCTTCCGGAGTCTCGATGCATACGCCGACGGAATCCGGAATACTGTGATTCGTGCGGAAGAACGTTACGACGAGCGTGCTTCCGAGCTTGACTTCCGAATCCTCGTGAATCAGAATGCGCTTGGTCTCACCAAGCAGATTGGCTTCCTTAAGCTTATTCTCTACAAGTCCAAGCGTGAGCTTCGTTCCGTATACCGGAACGTTCAGATGCTTAAGCACATAAGGCAGGCCTCCGATATGGTCTTCGTGACCATGTGTCAGCACAATGCCTCTTACCTTGTCGCGGTTCTCCGTCAAATAGGAAATATCCGGAATAACGATATCAATGCCGAGCATATCCTCTTCTGGGAACTTCAATCCCGAATCCACGACGACAATGTCGTTACCGTATTGGACTACGTACATGTTTTTTCCGATCTCACCGACTCCGCCCAATGCGAAGATCATCAGTTTATCGTTGTTGTTTTTTTTGGACAAATGAATCTAACCCTCCTAAATTAATGTTGGACGTCATATGTTATTTAAATACAGACCTTCAATTGTACAGGCGCCATGCGCAATGAAATAGCAGAATAATCCGCCAAAACGAACTACAAAGGCCTAACGAATAACCTTAACGAGAGTCCTCCGCACCCGGGAGCACACTTCTGTGTAGGCGGACAGCTGCTATTCGGACAACGGCACTCCACCACCGCCTTCATACAATTCGCGATTGCACAAAGAAACGTCAGTAATGGTAAAAAATGCCCATGCATCCGGACAGACTTAGAGCGTTAACCAATAACGGAAAAATTGCCGCGTATTCAATTTTTAACCGCACCCAGTCACTTAAACCCATTATACATGATATTTTTGTCAAAAAACAAGTCGCGGGAATCAGATAGACATATTCTTCCCCGGGAAGCGGACAAACTTGCGTTCCCCGCCCCGAAATCATGATTCAGAAATAATCGCCTGCAATCATCATTAAGCTCCCTGCCTTTTACCTAGTGATCGAGAGCCATTAATCATGCAGCATATCAAATATGTATAAAAAAACCAGGCCCTTCTCAAGGACCCGGTTCATAAAATGATATTCATCTGATCAGTTCAAAGGACAAGCTTCTTGATAAATTCGGCCTCCGACTCATTCGGGGAGATCAGAGGCAGACGGACGGAGCCTACGCTGACGCCTTTAAGCTCCAGCGCATACTTGACCGCCGAAGGATTCGGCAGCGGATGCGGACACTCGAACAGCCCCTTGAAGACCGGAAACAGCGCTCTGTGCAGCCGGCCCGCTTCCTGAACATTGCCCTCCAAAAAGGAATTGATCATTTCAGACATGCGTCTGCCTTCGATATGGCTGGCTACACTGATAATGCCGTGTCCCCCGACCGCCATCATCGGCAGCCCCGCTGAATCGTCGCCCGAGTAGACATGGAAGTCCGGTTGGCAATCAGCGGCGATTAAGGCAACATGATCGACCGATGCGCACTCCTTGGTCGCTACAATGTTCGGAATGCGCGACAGGCGCAGCGTCGTCTCCGCACTCATGCAGATGCCCGTCCGGCTAGGAACGTTGTAGAGAATGAGCGGAAGCTTCGTCTCGCCGGCAATCGCCGAGAAATGGCGGTACAGACCTTCCTGGTTCGGCTTGTTGTAATAGGGAACGACCAGCAGAGCGCCGTCAACGCCGATGGCTTCCGCTTCCTTCGTAAGTTCGATCGAATGCTTGGTGCTGTTGGAACCGGTGCCTGCGATCACCTTGCAGCGCCCAGCCGCTTTGTCCAGGACAAAGGAAAACATCTGCAGCTTCTCTTTATCGCTCAGCGTAGGTGACTCGCCGGTTGTTCCGCAGACAACGAGCGCCTCCGACTTCTGCTCTTCTATCAGGTAATCGACGAGAGCGGCTGTTGCCTGCCAGTCGATTTCCCCCTCCTTGTCGAAAGGAGTGACCATTGCTGTAATAAGTCTTCCAAAATCCACTCTGAATTCCTCCTGTTAACGGTGTAATTCAAACTTGGAATGCAGCGCGCGTAGGCTTTGCACCATATCTTCCTTCTTGACCAGAACCCAGATTGTCGTGTTGGAGTCGGCTGATTGCAGGATTTGGATGTTATGGGCGCTAAGCGCCTCAACGATTCGGGCCATAATGCCGGGAACGCCGTTGATGCCGCCCCCGATCACGGATACTTTGACGCAGCCGGAAAGGCTTTTCGGACGAAGCCCGATTTCCTGAAGTGCAGCGATCGCTTTCTCCGAGCTGCAATCAAATACGGTATAGACGGCGCTTGTCGGCGTCACATTAATAAAATCCACGCTGATGCCGGCATCCGCCATGCTCTTGAAGATTTGAAGCTGAACCCCTGTACCGTTGCCGTCCGGGCAATCGACTGAGATCTGTGTAATATTGCTGACATAGGCGATCCCGGTAACATAGCGGTCTACAATGCCGGTTGAGATATCCTGAAACCCTTCCGGATGCGTGACCAGCGTTCCTTCGCCGTCTGAGAACGTTGAGCGCACACGGACCGGAATCTGAGCCTGCATGGCAATCTCTACGGCGCGCGGATGAATGACCTTGGCGCCCTGGTAGGCCATGTTGCAGATTTCGGTGTAGCTCACATAGGTC includes these proteins:
- the yfmF gene encoding EF-P 5-aminopentanol modification-associated protein YfmF yields the protein MTNHVFHHSDAGGIRIHVLPTKTFKTYAVSLYAGIPLAEETVTPTALIPFVLRRGTVSYPETTRFRERLEELYGAGFGFDVYKRGDYQIVQFRMDTINDSFVSTKENLLEQSFAFLGEVLTKPALENGSFRSSYVHTERETVRKKLESIVNDKIRYAAERCMEEMCRNEPYRLNALGQRKDLEGITPDSLYQSYQSWLNSVILDLYVVGDTTPEEVEQLVTRYFGLGSRKDAPYQSCFTPKTVSEVKTIEEVMEVGQGKLNMGLRTSITYGDDSYAHMLMYNGILGGYPHSKLFVNVREKESLAYYASSRYDGHKGIATIQSGIEIPNYAKAVDIIRKQLEDIKDGQISELELIQTKAMIRNLLSEIQDSAFEMISYDFNRQLSGKDRSTEELMQQIEATGAEDVKRAAETVQLDTIYFLTGQKEE
- the sleB gene encoding spore cortex-lytic enzyme → MKNQKLWIIAVLALVVASAPLVEHFSAPKSTVRSEQRQDASSAAEATDDSAMPVFGTTPLKYGASGQDVYELQGRLKYLGYYDGKIDSSFGSSTLKSVKWFQWKFGMVADGVVGAKTKLRLYNATKAWRPTEPSEGTATAGKNKESNKTNTAAAELSSGNSMGLSENDLKIMANAVYGESRGEPFEGQVAVAAVILNRVKSPSFPNTPSGVIFQPGAFTAVADGQIYLEPNETARKAVQQALNGWDPSGGCLYYFNPKTATSKWIWSRPQVKTIGQHIFCM
- a CDS encoding ribonuclease J; this encodes MSKKNNNDKLMIFALGGVGEIGKNMYVVQYGNDIVVVDSGLKFPEEDMLGIDIVIPDISYLTENRDKVRGIVLTHGHEDHIGGLPYVLKHLNVPVYGTKLTLGLVENKLKEANLLGETKRILIHEDSEVKLGSTLVVTFFRTNHSIPDSVGVCIETPEGNVVHTGDFKFDHTPVNGQFANLHRMAEIGQRGVLALMSDSTNAEKPGFTPSEKNVGVVLEDIFRKAEQRVVVATFASNVHRIQQVVNAAEQTGRKITVIGRSMVNVVSIASELGYLHMPDGMLIEPEEMNRMAANRVVVLCTGSQGEPMSALTRMARSSHRKVDILPGDTVIIAATPVPGNEKYIGRTIDELFRLGADVIYSGSNSGVHVSGHGSQEELKLMLNLMKPKFFIPIHGEYRMQRRHALLAQSVGVDPDNIFITELGEVVEIQGGSARKAGKVTSGNVLIDGLGVGDVGNIVLRDRKLLSQDGILVVVVTLSKQNGAIVSGPDIISRGFVYVRESEGLLDEANRIVSSTLQRLMSEKVNEWASLKTSVKDSLGRFLYEQTRRRPMILPIIMEV
- a CDS encoding YlzJ-like family protein is translated as MILYSVLSAEQVWEGAIQAPPSSREVVVQGILMQVEPLDEGRGRVIRLLNCPLNRYLDSGLAPGAIIDLRQ
- the dapA gene encoding 4-hydroxy-tetrahydrodipicolinate synthase is translated as MDFGRLITAMVTPFDKEGEIDWQATAALVDYLIEEQKSEALVVCGTTGESPTLSDKEKLQMFSFVLDKAAGRCKVIAGTGSNSTKHSIELTKEAEAIGVDGALLVVPYYNKPNQEGLYRHFSAIAGETKLPLILYNVPSRTGICMSAETTLRLSRIPNIVATKECASVDHVALIAADCQPDFHVYSGDDSAGLPMMAVGGHGIISVASHIEGRRMSEMINSFLEGNVQEAGRLHRALFPVFKGLFECPHPLPNPSAVKYALELKGVSVGSVRLPLISPNESEAEFIKKLVL
- a CDS encoding ClpP family protease, coding for MKDDQAIETVYVNETPDPATQPPDEGMQSNGTVGMMKEFGQTAVPTVEPEIYCITIIGQIEGHIIMPPHNKTTKYEHIIPQLVAAEQSKTVKGILIILNTVGGDVEAGLAIAEMIASLSKPTVTVVVGGGHSIGVPIAVSSSYSIIAESATMTIHPIRMNGLVIGVPQTFEYMEKMQERVVRFVTSHSRISPEQFKDLMFKTGELNRDIGTAVGGTDAVSFGLMDEVGGIGTAMSKLNELIAFKASPAEAGGLTQ
- a CDS encoding FtsK/SpoIIIE family DNA translocase; this translates as MAKRKKRKKKKALLGSVLKYEIYGILLITFSVIALSGEAAVGRSLSNLAGYLLGRFYFVLPLVGIYYGLSVMIFRKWPTNWSSRYTGVFLLVLSLCLMSTISTMEQKLGPVSMLHPGNVISQTQKDLAAALKPGAESDSVYMLGKDIGGGYAGGLTFALLLMLFGTLGAKLIMIVMLAISFMLVTNLSYIELFGLLRVRLVKLAKELKKRAANRPKAVPIASRTSGGRGKAQHVEAEEDEEDEEEQETSLPSRKAPQFFERLMQRKPARERVESNPELEEEPALPAEAMPIMSGFTASSNDNFDDFEDFHPEEEDLEEVTPIIRDFFQHIRSEGLSEEEREEWGEFSPAARSSMRTGDLELDTGQTPNDFGDPELSQAEPDALAAEVGSVTDAVSTGSAEPISGAEEPKPVPKPKPYKLPHFRLLSKPNNGGKGSDQNDYMQTARKLEATLESFGVRAKVLEVVRGPAVTRYEIQPDIGVKVSRIVNLTDDIALALAAKDIRMEAPIPGKSAIGIEVPNPEVSLVTMREVMETPIFQEAESKLTIAFGRDISGQTIIGNLARMPHLLVAGATGSGKSVCINGIITSILYKAKPEEVKFLMVDPKMVELNVYNGIPHLMAPVVTDPKRASLALKKIVVEMEKRYELFSKSGTRNVEGYNQLMKDNPAAVLPYIVVIVDELADLMMVAAGDVEDAICRLAQMARAAGIHLIIATQRPSVDVITGVIKANIPSRIAFGVSSQVDSRTILDMAGAEKLLGRGDMLFMPMGSSKPIRVQGAFMSDAEVEAIVHYVSSQGEAEYDESIVPEIDEMSSEAEEPQDELYDQAVQIVLEAKQASVSLLQRRMRVGYTRAARLIDSMEARGVIGPYEGSKPREVLISLEQYQQNRISS
- the dapG gene encoding aspartate kinase translates to MGILVQKFGGTSLSTPQAREHVIRHVKRELEHGYSLVIVVSAMGRRGEPYATDTLLDWAVQNGDALPDREKDLLLCCGEIISATTLCSLLVSEGIPATVLTGAQAGFLTDNSYSNARILDVRPERIQRELRGQKVVIVTGFQGQTEEGDFTTLGRGGSDTSATALGAALRADMVDIYTDVNGILTADPRIVEDAKPLTYVSYTEICNMAYQGAKVIHPRAVEIAMQAQIPVRVRSTFSDGEGTLVTHPEGFQDISTGIVDRYVTGIAYVSNITQISVDCPDGNGTGVQLQIFKSMADAGISVDFINVTPTSAVYTVFDCSSEKAIAALQEIGLRPKSLSGCVKVSVIGGGINGVPGIMARIVEALSAHNIQILQSADSNTTIWVLVKKEDMVQSLRALHSKFELHR